In the Alligator mississippiensis isolate rAllMis1 chromosome 7, rAllMis1, whole genome shotgun sequence genome, one interval contains:
- the LOC106737577 gene encoding fumarylacetoacetate hydrolase domain-containing protein 2 isoform X1, with amino-acid sequence MTPSAGDGKQLTASNEPASPSRGSGTLLPGATRGPGERRSPLGRAMRLVQFQTKSSGGPRVGLEEKDGGNVIDLNACDSSLPRTMREFLEGGEAALAAARKALASHQHVLPRSEVSLLAPVINPGKVICVGMNYADHCREQGMEHPKEPIIFSKFTSSIVGPCDNIVHPPKSNELDWEVELAFVIGKKGKNIQESVAMDHIVGFTVGHDVSARDWQLKKNGTQWVLGKSFDTFCPLGPALVTKDAVSDPHNLGIRCRVNGELVQDSNTSQMIFKVPTLVSWVSQFATLYPGDVFLTGTPPGVGVFRKPPMFLKRGDEVQCEIDELGTLHNKVV; translated from the exons ATGACGCCATCGGCGGGCGACGGGAAGCAACTGACAGCGTCTAACG AGCCAGCGAGCCCTTCCCGCGGGTCTGGGACTCTGCTGCCAGGGGCTACTCGGGGCCCGGGGGAGCGTCGCAGCCCGCTAGGCAGAGCCATGAGGCTGGTCCAGTTCCAGACGAAGAGCTCGGGCGGGCCCAGGGTCGGGCTGGAGGAGAAAGATGGCGGCAACGTGATCGACTTGAACGCCTGCGACTCATCCCTGCCCAGGACGATGAGGGAGTTCCTGGAGGGCGGGGAGGCAGCGCTTGCGGCAGCCAGGAA GGCCCTCGCATCTCACCAGCACGTCCTGCCACGCTCGGAGGTGAGtctcctggctcctgtcatcaaCCCCGGGAAGGTGATCTGCGTGGGGATGAACTACGCAGACCACTGCCGGGAGCAGGGCATGGAGCACCCCAAGGAACCCATCATCTTTAGCAAGTTCACCAGCTCCATTGTGGGGCCCTGCGACAACATTGTGCACCCACCTAAGAGCAAC GAACTCGACTGGGAGGTGGAGCTGGCATTTGTCATTGGAAAGAAAGGCAAGAACATCCAG gagTCGGTCGCGATGGATCACATCGTTGGATTCACAGTTGGTCACGACGTCAGTGCCAGAGACTGGCAGCTGAAGAAGAATGGAACACAGTGGGTGCTGGGCAAAAGCTTTGATACCTTCTGCCCCCTGGGACCAGCCCTAGTGACCAAGGATGCTGTATCAG ATCCTCATAACCTGGGCATCCGCTGCCGAGTGAATGGGGAGCTTGTCCAGGACAGCAACACCAGCCAGATGATCTTCAAAGTGCCAACACTTGTCTCGTGGGTCTCCCA GTTTGCTACTCTGTACCCAGGAGACGTGTTCCTAACCGGGACCCCGCCTGGCGTTGGAGTCTTCCGGAAGCCCCCAATGTTCCTGAAG agaggagacGAGGTGCAGTGCGAGATCGACGAGCTGGGAACCCTTCACAACAAGGTTGTCTGA
- the LOC106737577 gene encoding fumarylacetoacetate hydrolase domain-containing protein 2 isoform X2, which translates to MRLVQFQTKSSGGPRVGLEEKDGGNVIDLNACDSSLPRTMREFLEGGEAALAAARKALASHQHVLPRSEVSLLAPVINPGKVICVGMNYADHCREQGMEHPKEPIIFSKFTSSIVGPCDNIVHPPKSNELDWEVELAFVIGKKGKNIQESVAMDHIVGFTVGHDVSARDWQLKKNGTQWVLGKSFDTFCPLGPALVTKDAVSDPHNLGIRCRVNGELVQDSNTSQMIFKVPTLVSWVSQFATLYPGDVFLTGTPPGVGVFRKPPMFLKRGDEVQCEIDELGTLHNKVV; encoded by the exons ATGAGGCTGGTCCAGTTCCAGACGAAGAGCTCGGGCGGGCCCAGGGTCGGGCTGGAGGAGAAAGATGGCGGCAACGTGATCGACTTGAACGCCTGCGACTCATCCCTGCCCAGGACGATGAGGGAGTTCCTGGAGGGCGGGGAGGCAGCGCTTGCGGCAGCCAGGAA GGCCCTCGCATCTCACCAGCACGTCCTGCCACGCTCGGAGGTGAGtctcctggctcctgtcatcaaCCCCGGGAAGGTGATCTGCGTGGGGATGAACTACGCAGACCACTGCCGGGAGCAGGGCATGGAGCACCCCAAGGAACCCATCATCTTTAGCAAGTTCACCAGCTCCATTGTGGGGCCCTGCGACAACATTGTGCACCCACCTAAGAGCAAC GAACTCGACTGGGAGGTGGAGCTGGCATTTGTCATTGGAAAGAAAGGCAAGAACATCCAG gagTCGGTCGCGATGGATCACATCGTTGGATTCACAGTTGGTCACGACGTCAGTGCCAGAGACTGGCAGCTGAAGAAGAATGGAACACAGTGGGTGCTGGGCAAAAGCTTTGATACCTTCTGCCCCCTGGGACCAGCCCTAGTGACCAAGGATGCTGTATCAG ATCCTCATAACCTGGGCATCCGCTGCCGAGTGAATGGGGAGCTTGTCCAGGACAGCAACACCAGCCAGATGATCTTCAAAGTGCCAACACTTGTCTCGTGGGTCTCCCA GTTTGCTACTCTGTACCCAGGAGACGTGTTCCTAACCGGGACCCCGCCTGGCGTTGGAGTCTTCCGGAAGCCCCCAATGTTCCTGAAG agaggagacGAGGTGCAGTGCGAGATCGACGAGCTGGGAACCCTTCACAACAAGGTTGTCTGA